From the genome of Streptomyces sp. NBC_00659, one region includes:
- a CDS encoding ABC transporter substrate-binding protein translates to MTRVIARRRLFLGAAAAGALAGCGGPSDGVGTDGRVTVELWHGQNDTARKAVESLVAEFNRTHPRIRVDSSGGGVVADAMLQKVTAALAAGSYPDIAYIFGSDLASVARSPRVVDLTSALHEGTPPWESFWAPVRDAVTVNGRVRAAPAVLDSLAVVYNKKLFRQAGVPFPKAGWSWDEFTDTARRLTDSGRGTFGTGWPGTGDEDTVWRLWPMIWDLGGEVIAADGGRVGFAEQGAQALSTLARLAHDRSVYVDPKPGSEQMYQVFLSGRMAMVATGPWQLPDVITAKVDYGVVPLPTYSGRPVTISGPDTWTVFDNGSARSRAAVEFVRWMIRPAQDARWDLAAGSLPLGSATARRPEWREHARTTTGLGVFTDTLDSARVRPVHAAYPQISQALGEAIVSVLLGKDSPAHAVRRCADTADAALLIPR, encoded by the coding sequence ATGACACGCGTGATCGCGCGGCGCCGGCTGTTCCTGGGCGCGGCCGCCGCCGGGGCACTGGCAGGCTGCGGCGGCCCCTCGGACGGTGTCGGCACCGACGGCAGGGTGACCGTCGAACTGTGGCACGGTCAGAACGACACGGCCAGGAAGGCCGTGGAGTCGCTGGTGGCCGAGTTCAACCGCACCCATCCACGCATCCGCGTGGACAGTTCGGGCGGCGGGGTGGTGGCCGACGCCATGCTCCAGAAGGTGACGGCCGCGCTCGCCGCCGGCTCGTACCCCGACATCGCCTACATCTTCGGCTCGGACCTGGCGAGCGTCGCCCGCAGCCCCCGGGTCGTCGACCTCACGTCCGCGCTGCACGAGGGCACCCCGCCGTGGGAGTCCTTCTGGGCGCCGGTACGGGACGCGGTCACCGTCAACGGCAGGGTGCGCGCCGCGCCGGCGGTGCTCGACTCGCTGGCCGTCGTCTACAACAAGAAGCTGTTCCGCCAGGCCGGGGTCCCCTTCCCGAAGGCGGGGTGGAGCTGGGACGAGTTCACCGACACCGCGCGCCGACTCACCGACTCCGGGCGCGGGACGTTCGGCACGGGCTGGCCGGGCACGGGCGACGAGGACACGGTCTGGCGGCTGTGGCCGATGATCTGGGACCTCGGCGGCGAGGTGATCGCCGCCGACGGCGGGAGGGTCGGCTTCGCCGAGCAGGGCGCCCAGGCTCTGTCGACCCTCGCCCGACTGGCCCACGACAGAAGCGTCTACGTCGATCCGAAGCCCGGCAGCGAGCAGATGTACCAGGTGTTCCTGAGCGGCCGGATGGCGATGGTGGCGACGGGACCCTGGCAGCTTCCGGACGTCATCACCGCCAAGGTCGACTACGGCGTCGTCCCGCTCCCGACGTACAGCGGCAGGCCCGTCACCATCTCCGGGCCGGACACCTGGACCGTCTTCGACAACGGTTCCGCCCGTTCCCGGGCGGCCGTCGAGTTCGTGCGCTGGATGATCCGGCCGGCCCAGGACGCGCGCTGGGACCTCGCGGCGGGCAGTCTCCCGCTCGGCTCGGCCACCGCCCGGCGTCCGGAGTGGCGCGAGCACGCGCGGACGACCACCGGACTCGGCGTGTTCACCGACACGCTGGACTCCGCCCGGGTCCGGCCCGTGCACGCCGCCTATCCGCAGATCTCCCAGGCCCTCGGCGAGGCGATCGTCTCGGTCCTGCTCGGCAAGGACTCCCCCGCCCACGCCGTCCGCCGGTGCGCCGACACGGCCGACGCGGCCCTGCTCATCCCCCGGTGA
- a CDS encoding DUF7144 family membrane protein, translating into MATTQHHTRSKATMTAASGLMIFASVMLFVSGVLDILRGVMAVAEDDVFVTSQNYVFKFDLTSWGWIHLTLGALAVVVSIGLFTAATWARVIGVGIAALLIIANFLDIPYYPVWSLTLIALYGFVIWALCVARPDTDTP; encoded by the coding sequence ATGGCAACCACCCAGCATCACACCCGCTCCAAGGCCACCATGACGGCCGCGAGCGGCCTGATGATCTTCGCCTCGGTGATGCTGTTCGTCTCCGGCGTCCTGGACATCCTGCGGGGCGTCATGGCCGTCGCCGAGGACGACGTCTTCGTCACCAGCCAGAACTACGTCTTCAAGTTCGACCTGACGAGCTGGGGCTGGATCCACCTGACGCTCGGCGCGCTCGCCGTGGTCGTGAGCATCGGCCTGTTCACGGCGGCCACCTGGGCACGGGTGATCGGCGTGGGCATCGCCGCACTGCTGATCATCGCCAACTTCCTCGACATCCCGTACTACCCCGTCTGGTCGCTGACGCTGATCGCCCTGTACGGATTCGTCATCTGGGCGCTCTGCGTGGCCCGGCCGGACACGGACACGCCGTAG
- a CDS encoding alpha-glucosidase/alpha-galactosidase, which translates to MNDVTAPKIAFIGAGSVVFTQGLLADLFRFPELAHARIALHDIDPERLDTAEGAARHIAGVRGAEPAITAHPDRRAALEDADFVINIIQVGMDRATRTDFTVPARYGLRQTIGDTLGIGGIFRALRTFPVLRSLASDMAELCPDALLLNYTNPMAMNVLYLSRIAPKLRVTGLCHSVHWTMHDLAQLVGVPFEEVTHLAAGVNHQAWVLRFERAGQDLYPLLDEAIAKDPGLLRRVRVDMYRRLGHYPTETSEHSSEYVPWYLHHDSEIERLRLPVGAYLDIIEENAASYRRTREALACGVPLPVEGTLEYAPQIIHSTLTGTPRTIYGNVPNRGLIDNLPADCVVEVPCLTDALGVQPTRVGALPPQCAALNSAYVSVTDLVVRAATDNEPRHIRHAAMADPATAAALPVERIWDLCDDLVRAHGDLLQPGLRALLGH; encoded by the coding sequence ATGAACGACGTCACCGCCCCGAAGATCGCCTTCATCGGAGCCGGGAGCGTGGTGTTCACCCAGGGACTGCTGGCCGACCTGTTCAGGTTCCCCGAACTCGCGCACGCGCGCATCGCGTTGCACGACATCGACCCGGAGCGGCTCGACACCGCCGAGGGCGCCGCCCGCCACATCGCCGGCGTACGCGGCGCCGAGCCCGCCATCACCGCGCACCCCGACCGACGGGCGGCCCTGGAGGACGCCGACTTCGTCATCAACATCATCCAGGTCGGCATGGACCGCGCGACGCGCACCGACTTCACCGTTCCCGCCCGCTACGGACTGCGCCAGACCATCGGTGACACCCTCGGCATCGGAGGCATCTTCCGGGCCCTGCGCACCTTCCCGGTGCTCCGCTCGCTCGCCTCCGACATGGCCGAACTCTGCCCGGACGCCCTGCTGTTGAACTACACCAACCCCATGGCGATGAACGTCCTCTACCTGAGCCGCATCGCGCCGAAGCTGCGCGTCACCGGCCTGTGCCACTCGGTGCACTGGACGATGCACGACCTCGCCCAGCTCGTCGGGGTCCCCTTCGAGGAGGTCACCCACCTGGCCGCCGGGGTCAACCACCAGGCGTGGGTGCTGCGCTTCGAGCGCGCGGGCCAGGATCTGTACCCGCTCCTCGACGAGGCCATCGCCAAGGACCCCGGGCTGCTGCGCCGGGTCCGCGTGGACATGTACCGCCGCCTCGGCCACTACCCCACCGAGACGAGCGAGCACTCCTCGGAGTACGTGCCGTGGTACCTCCACCACGACAGCGAGATCGAGCGGCTCAGGCTGCCGGTGGGCGCCTATCTGGACATCATCGAGGAGAACGCCGCGAGCTACCGGCGCACCCGCGAGGCCCTGGCCTGCGGGGTGCCCCTCCCCGTCGAGGGCACCTTGGAGTACGCCCCGCAGATCATCCACAGCACGCTCACCGGCACCCCCCGCACGATCTACGGCAATGTGCCCAACCGCGGCCTGATCGACAACCTCCCGGCGGACTGCGTCGTCGAAGTCCCGTGCCTGACGGACGCGTTGGGGGTGCAGCCGACCCGTGTCGGCGCGCTGCCCCCGCAGTGCGCCGCGCTGAACAGCGCGTACGTATCCGTCACCGACCTGGTGGTCCGCGCCGCCACCGACAACGAGCCGCGGCACATCCGGCACGCCGCGATGGCCGACCCCGCGACGGCCGCCGCTCTCCCCGTCGAGCGCATCTGGGACCTGTGCGACGACCTCGTACGGGCTCACGGTGATCTCCTGCAACCCGGGCTGAGGGCGCTGCTGGGCCACTGA
- a CDS encoding carbohydrate ABC transporter permease has translation MSTLPRAITVVPGPAVTPAAARRAARRRGRRETATAWAFIGPAVVVILGLSIVPVVWSLLLSFRADDLVTPGRWVGLDNYRALAQDPNFRTAVGNTLLYAALYVPLSLFGGLMLALALNRRIQFIGLYRTLVFVPFVVSATAQGVLFSFILDPEFGVANSLLHKLGLSPQGFLTDPDQAIYLLVLISLWSGVGFCVVVYLAALQDVPPELVEAARIDGAGRVRVLRHIVLPTLTPVTVFLLLWQLITALQVFDLIYVTTKGGPLGSTGVVVYFVWQQAFQTFTAGYGAAAAYVLAVALLVAGGALRLLRRWQERTEGVVR, from the coding sequence ATGTCCACCCTTCCCCGTGCCATCACCGTCGTTCCGGGCCCCGCGGTGACCCCGGCCGCCGCACGGCGCGCCGCCCGCCGCCGCGGCCGTCGGGAGACCGCCACCGCCTGGGCCTTCATCGGTCCGGCGGTCGTCGTGATCCTCGGTCTGAGCATCGTGCCCGTCGTCTGGTCGCTGCTGCTCTCGTTCCGGGCCGACGACCTGGTCACCCCGGGCCGCTGGGTCGGCCTCGACAACTACCGGGCCCTGGCCCAGGACCCCAACTTCCGTACGGCCGTGGGCAACACCCTGCTGTACGCCGCCCTCTACGTGCCGCTCAGCCTGTTCGGCGGGCTGATGCTGGCCCTGGCGCTGAACCGCCGTATCCAGTTCATCGGCCTCTACCGCACGCTCGTCTTCGTTCCGTTCGTGGTCTCGGCGACCGCGCAGGGCGTGCTGTTCTCATTCATCCTCGATCCCGAGTTCGGTGTCGCGAACTCCCTGCTGCACAAGCTCGGGCTGTCCCCGCAGGGCTTTCTCACCGACCCCGACCAGGCGATCTATCTGCTGGTACTCATCTCGCTGTGGAGCGGTGTCGGATTCTGCGTCGTCGTCTATCTGGCCGCGCTGCAGGACGTGCCGCCCGAACTGGTGGAAGCCGCGCGGATCGACGGGGCGGGCCGCGTGCGGGTGCTGCGCCACATCGTCCTGCCGACCCTCACCCCGGTCACCGTGTTCCTGCTGCTGTGGCAGCTGATCACGGCACTCCAGGTCTTCGACCTGATCTATGTGACGACGAAGGGCGGCCCCCTCGGCTCGACCGGCGTGGTCGTCTACTTCGTCTGGCAGCAGGCGTTCCAGACGTTCACGGCGGGCTACGGGGCCGCCGCGGCGTACGTCCTCGCGGTCGCCCTGCTGGTGGCGGGCGGGGCGCTGCGGCTTCTGCGGCGATGGCAGGAACGTACCGAAGGAGTGGTCCGATGA
- a CDS encoding endo alpha-1,4 polygalactosaminidase, which translates to MPPVKRVLRAGVPVTALAGLLLTLAGCDAGTDTSASAKPAPRPGRTATSVELPPLHTGFDYQIGGAYPPAADVRIVSRDRSSSPARGLYNICYVNAFQAQPEERGQWPADLLLRDADGKVVVDRDWNEALLDIRTPDKRRRVAARVEKWIDDCADKGFDAVEPDNYDSYTRSRKLLSSEDATAFITLLSRHAHARHLAIGQKNTAELAGVGSRTGLDFAVAEECGEYDECGEYAKAFHDRVVVVEYTDSGLRKARSAFGDRLSIVRRDVKVSTPGSADYVRETR; encoded by the coding sequence ATGCCCCCCGTCAAACGTGTTCTCCGCGCCGGAGTTCCGGTCACGGCCCTCGCCGGTCTTCTTCTGACGCTCGCGGGCTGCGACGCGGGCACGGACACGAGCGCCTCGGCGAAACCGGCGCCCCGCCCCGGCCGGACAGCGACCTCCGTCGAACTCCCCCCGCTCCACACGGGGTTCGACTACCAGATCGGCGGCGCCTACCCCCCGGCCGCCGACGTCCGCATCGTCAGCCGCGACCGCTCGTCCTCCCCCGCCCGCGGCCTGTACAACATCTGCTACGTCAACGCCTTCCAGGCCCAGCCCGAGGAACGCGGACAGTGGCCCGCCGACCTGCTGCTGCGGGACGCGGACGGCAAGGTCGTCGTCGACCGGGACTGGAACGAGGCTCTGCTGGACATCCGGACGCCGGACAAGCGCCGACGGGTGGCCGCGCGGGTCGAGAAGTGGATCGACGACTGCGCCGACAAGGGATTCGACGCCGTCGAGCCCGACAACTACGACAGCTACACCCGCTCGCGGAAACTGCTGAGCTCGGAGGACGCCACCGCGTTCATCACCCTGCTCTCGCGGCACGCGCACGCCCGGCATCTGGCGATCGGGCAGAAGAACACCGCCGAACTGGCGGGAGTCGGATCGCGGACCGGGCTCGACTTCGCGGTGGCGGAGGAGTGCGGCGAGTACGACGAGTGCGGCGAGTACGCGAAGGCCTTCCACGACCGGGTGGTGGTCGTCGAGTACACCGACAGCGGTCTGCGCAAGGCCCGTTCGGCCTTCGGCGACCGGCTGAGCATCGTGCGCCGGGACGTGAAGGTCTCGACACCCGGCAGCGCGGACTATGTCCGCGAAACGCGCTGA
- a CDS encoding carbohydrate ABC transporter permease, with the protein MSSPAASRRPSTWHLLLAPLTLCFALPLVWLVLSSVMSDAEINRFPPALWPKGIDLGGYRYVLGNAMFPRWFANSLIVAVAAVLSNLLLGALGGYAFARMRFAGSRTLLALMLATMVIPFQLTMIPTFLVMKELGLIDTLGALIVPSLVTPFAVFLFRQFFLALPREMEEAAWIDGCSRLRVLFSIVLPLARPALATVAVLTFLSTWNDLSWPLIAINHDTRYTLQLGLTTFQGQHHTRWSAVMAGNVITVLPVLVAFLLAQKTFVQSLTSSGLKG; encoded by the coding sequence ATGAGTTCACCCGCGGCCTCCCGCAGGCCGAGCACGTGGCACCTGCTGCTGGCGCCGCTGACCCTGTGCTTCGCGCTGCCGCTGGTGTGGCTGGTGCTCAGCTCGGTGATGTCCGACGCGGAGATCAACCGGTTCCCGCCCGCGCTGTGGCCGAAGGGGATCGACCTGGGCGGCTACCGGTATGTGCTCGGGAACGCGATGTTCCCGCGCTGGTTCGCCAATTCGCTGATCGTCGCGGTCGCGGCCGTCCTGTCGAACCTGCTGCTGGGAGCGCTCGGCGGCTACGCCTTCGCGCGGATGCGGTTCGCCGGGTCACGGACCCTGCTCGCCCTGATGCTCGCGACGATGGTGATCCCCTTCCAGCTCACGATGATCCCGACCTTCCTGGTGATGAAGGAGCTGGGTCTCATCGACACGCTCGGCGCGCTGATCGTGCCCTCGCTCGTCACCCCGTTCGCGGTCTTCCTGTTCCGGCAGTTCTTCCTCGCGCTGCCCAGGGAGATGGAGGAGGCGGCCTGGATCGACGGGTGTTCGCGGCTGCGGGTGCTGTTCTCGATCGTGCTGCCGCTGGCCCGGCCCGCGCTGGCCACCGTCGCGGTGCTGACCTTCCTGAGCACCTGGAACGACTTGTCCTGGCCGCTCATCGCGATCAACCACGACACGCGGTACACCTTGCAGCTCGGTCTGACGACGTTCCAGGGACAGCACCACACGCGGTGGTCGGCGGTGATGGCGGGCAACGTGATCACCGTGCTGCCCGTCCTGGTCGCGTTCCTGCTCGCGCAGAAGACCTTTGTCCAGTCGCTCACTTCGAGCGGTCTGAAGGGCTAG
- a CDS encoding carbohydrate kinase family protein, which yields MKSFDLLVVGDANPDVVLGPLRGPLEFGQREQLVEHAGLVLGGSAAIMACGAARLGLRVAFAGRVGDDPAGAFVREALAGRGVDVGFLVTDPVRPTPLTAVVMAGDGDRAILTAQGCLTETGPEDVPRDLIAASRHVHAASFFLMPRLARSLAPVFGLARATGATTSLDTNDDPAGHWDHRLIDPVLEFTDFLLPNAAEASALSGEADPVAAAAVLAGRGPTVVVKDGANGALADTGTRLAHAPATAVAPVDTVGAGDSFDAGFVAATLRGLDLRSALTVAAACGSLSTRAHGGTAAQPTWDEALAAARAHLPAVPPAPRTHETRSRS from the coding sequence ATGAAATCGTTCGATCTCCTCGTCGTCGGCGACGCCAATCCGGATGTCGTCCTCGGCCCGTTGCGCGGCCCCCTGGAGTTCGGGCAGCGCGAACAGCTCGTCGAGCACGCCGGGTTGGTGCTCGGCGGCTCCGCCGCGATCATGGCGTGCGGGGCCGCGCGGCTCGGGCTGCGGGTCGCGTTCGCGGGCCGGGTGGGTGACGATCCCGCGGGTGCCTTCGTGCGCGAGGCGCTCGCCGGGCGCGGTGTCGACGTGGGCTTCCTGGTCACCGACCCGGTCCGGCCCACACCCCTCACCGCCGTCGTCATGGCCGGGGACGGGGACCGGGCCATCCTGACGGCGCAGGGCTGTCTCACCGAGACCGGTCCCGAGGACGTGCCGCGGGACCTGATAGCGGCCTCCCGGCATGTGCACGCGGCCTCGTTCTTCCTGATGCCCCGTCTGGCCCGGTCCCTCGCCCCGGTGTTCGGCCTGGCCCGGGCGACCGGCGCGACGACGTCGCTCGACACGAATGACGACCCGGCCGGGCACTGGGACCACCGACTCATCGACCCCGTACTGGAGTTCACCGATTTCCTGTTGCCCAACGCGGCCGAGGCGTCGGCGCTGTCCGGGGAAGCCGATCCGGTCGCCGCTGCCGCCGTCCTGGCCGGCCGGGGGCCGACGGTCGTGGTCAAGGACGGCGCGAACGGCGCCCTCGCCGACACCGGGACGCGGCTCGCGCACGCACCGGCCACGGCCGTCGCCCCCGTGGACACCGTCGGCGCGGGCGACAGCTTCGACGCCGGGTTCGTCGCCGCGACCCTGCGCGGCCTCGACCTGCGCTCCGCGCTCACGGTGGCCGCGGCCTGCGGTTCGCTCTCGACCCGAGCACACGGCGGTACAGCGGCACAGCCCACTTGGGACGAGGCCCTCGCCGCGGCCCGCGCGCACCTCCCTGCAGTTCCACCAGCCCCCCGCACCCACGAGACCAGGAGCCGTTCATGA